From the genome of Bacteroides sp. MSB163, one region includes:
- a CDS encoding NAD(P)H-dependent flavin oxidoreductase has translation MNRITSLFGIRYPIIQGGMVWCSGWRLASAVSNAGGLGLLGAGSMHPETLREHIRKCHAATHNPFGVNIPLMYPQIEEIMQIVVEEGVNIVFTSAGSPAKWTGWLKERGVTVVHVVSSSRFAMKAEEAGVDAVVAEGFEAGGHNGREETTTLCLIPAVRAATTLPLIAAGGIATGEAMLAARVLGAEGVQIGTRFALTQESSAHEYFKEYCLRLQEGDTRLLLKKLAPVRLVRNNFRDAVEAAEAVGATQDELRILLAHGRAKKGIFYGDLEEGELEIGQASALLYGKQIETVAEVMQELTEGYRRAWNALKE, from the coding sequence ATGAACAGAATTACTTCCCTTTTCGGAATTCGATATCCAATAATCCAAGGTGGTATGGTTTGGTGCAGTGGCTGGCGCTTAGCGTCGGCAGTAAGTAATGCGGGTGGACTGGGCTTGCTTGGAGCAGGTTCCATGCATCCTGAAACGTTACGTGAGCATATCCGTAAATGCCATGCTGCTACACATAATCCTTTTGGAGTCAATATTCCATTGATGTATCCACAGATTGAAGAAATCATGCAGATAGTGGTAGAGGAAGGAGTCAATATAGTTTTCACTTCCGCCGGAAGCCCTGCCAAATGGACGGGATGGCTGAAAGAGCGGGGAGTGACAGTGGTGCATGTGGTCAGTTCTTCCCGCTTTGCGATGAAGGCCGAAGAGGCGGGTGTGGATGCTGTTGTTGCTGAGGGCTTCGAGGCCGGTGGGCATAACGGAAGGGAAGAGACTACCACTTTGTGCCTGATACCTGCCGTGCGTGCCGCTACTACCTTACCATTGATTGCTGCCGGAGGAATTGCTACGGGTGAGGCTATGCTTGCTGCCCGTGTGCTGGGAGCAGAAGGAGTACAAATAGGTACACGTTTTGCATTGACTCAGGAAAGTTCAGCTCATGAATATTTCAAGGAATATTGTCTGCGTTTGCAGGAGGGGGATACCCGGTTATTGTTGAAGAAGCTTGCTCCGGTACGTTTGGTGCGGAATAATTTCCGTGACGCTGTAGAGGCAGCCGAAGCCGTGGGGGCTACACAAGATGAACTTCGTATTCTTCTGGCTCATGGACGTGCCAAGAAAGGTATTTTCTATGGAGATCTGGAAGAGGGAGAACTGGAGATTGGCCAGGCTTCTGCACTACTTTACGGTAAACAGATAGAGACGGTTGCTGAGGTCATGCAGGAACTGACGGAAGGATATAGAAGAGCGTGGAATGCGCTAAAGGAATAA